A portion of the Nitratidesulfovibrio termitidis HI1 genome contains these proteins:
- a CDS encoding carbon starvation CstA family protein: protein MPSVMYFIISVASLIIGYMVYSRVVERFFGADNCKSTPACTMADGVDYVKMSPGKIFLIQLLNIAGLGPVFGPILGALYGPWALVWIVLGSIFAGGVHDYFSGMLSVRYAGKSVPDVVGYNLGYGFKQFMRFFSVVLLLLVGVVFVTGPAALLASMTDWTLLVWVVIIFAYYFLATILPVDKIIGRIYPLFAVILLIMAVGLTAMLFIKGFDFYPAAQWTNQHPKGLPLWPLMFITIACGAISGFHATQSPMMARCVPDENCGRPIFYGAMIAEGVIALIWATLGMTFYQTPDALNATLAAGGPGKVVKDVSIALMGPVGGILAILGVVVLPITSGDTAFRSARLTIADFLNFSQVEKAKRLLIAVPLFVVGAILSQMNFDLIWRYFGWANQTLATIVLWAAAAYLVRRGMFHWIASVPATFMTSVCTTYLCYAKIGLGLPLDVSTWIGVATAAGSLILFLFKRKAFEASPA, encoded by the coding sequence ATGCCTTCTGTAATGTATTTCATCATAAGCGTGGCTTCGCTTATCATCGGCTACATGGTGTATAGCCGTGTCGTCGAGCGGTTCTTTGGGGCAGATAACTGCAAGTCAACCCCTGCCTGCACCATGGCCGACGGCGTTGACTACGTGAAAATGTCCCCGGGCAAGATATTTCTCATCCAGCTGCTGAACATCGCGGGGCTTGGCCCGGTGTTCGGCCCCATTCTGGGCGCGCTGTACGGCCCGTGGGCGCTGGTGTGGATCGTGCTGGGCTCCATCTTTGCCGGGGGTGTGCACGACTACTTCTCGGGCATGCTTTCGGTGCGCTACGCGGGCAAGTCCGTGCCCGACGTGGTGGGCTACAACCTGGGTTACGGCTTCAAGCAGTTCATGCGCTTCTTCTCGGTGGTGCTGTTGCTGCTGGTGGGCGTGGTCTTCGTCACCGGCCCGGCTGCGCTGCTGGCCAGCATGACCGACTGGACCCTGCTGGTGTGGGTGGTGATCATCTTCGCCTACTACTTCCTGGCCACCATCCTGCCGGTGGACAAGATCATCGGGCGCATCTATCCGCTGTTCGCCGTCATCCTGCTGATCATGGCCGTGGGCCTTACCGCCATGCTGTTCATCAAGGGCTTCGACTTCTACCCCGCCGCCCAGTGGACCAACCAGCACCCCAAGGGCCTGCCCCTGTGGCCGCTGATGTTCATCACCATCGCCTGTGGGGCCATTTCGGGCTTCCATGCCACCCAGTCGCCCATGATGGCCCGTTGCGTGCCCGATGAAAACTGCGGTCGCCCCATCTTCTACGGCGCCATGATCGCCGAGGGCGTCATCGCCCTGATCTGGGCCACCCTGGGCATGACCTTCTACCAGACCCCCGATGCGCTCAACGCCACCCTGGCCGCTGGCGGCCCGGGCAAGGTGGTCAAGGACGTGTCCATCGCGCTGATGGGCCCCGTGGGCGGCATCCTGGCCATTCTGGGCGTGGTGGTACTGCCCATCACCTCTGGCGACACGGCCTTCCGCTCCGCGCGTTTGACCATTGCCGACTTCCTGAACTTCTCGCAGGTGGAAAAGGCCAAGCGCCTGCTCATCGCGGTGCCCCTGTTCGTGGTGGGCGCCATCCTGTCGCAGATGAACTTCGACCTGATCTGGCGCTACTTCGGCTGGGCCAACCAGACCCTTGCCACCATCGTGTTGTGGGCGGCCGCCGCCTACCTGGTGCGGCGGGGCATGTTCCACTGGATCGCCAGCGTGCCCGCCACCTTCATGACCTCGGTGTGCACCACCTACCTGTGCTACGCCAAGATCGGCCTGGGCCTGCCGCTGGATGTCTCCACGTGGATCGGCGTTGCCACGGCTGCCGGTTCGCTGATCCTGTTCCTGTTCAAGCGCAAGGCGTTCGAGGCGTCCCCGGCGTAA